From Pseudopipra pipra isolate bDixPip1 chromosome 13, bDixPip1.hap1, whole genome shotgun sequence, a single genomic window includes:
- the LOC135421649 gene encoding cell surface glycoprotein 1-like isoform X2: MGWVHKALFFALHPSQLDGKGSHQKSLVKEQGTKPSPCPLLPGPVGRGQLSRQLSRHCSLPGSSWLSLPVPQPSEAEHNPKKPMSSSEPILDLKTDTAEAAPAHSNPEEPQPRPGTRQDPANSSSGNAVATSSHEEPIPPPTMAETLPGTDTEAEEKNPSPTNSLPWPEAPEECPARGPEECPVRAPEECPARAPEECPARPNTLDFSKSLKKLEEVKQAGQRRNSDQVVVKENGVEVSPAALPVLSEERKALESELGKCIEEFRKIKIPVAFPNKKRQWQSELLKKYQL, from the exons ATGGGATGGGTCcacaaagctcttttttttgccttgcatCCCTCCCAACTGGATGGGAAGGGAAGTCACCAGAAATCCCTGGTGAAGGAGCAGGGAACCAAACCCTCGCCTTGTCCTCTGCTTCCAGGTCCTGTTGGACGAGGCCAACTCTCCAGGCAGCTCTCCAGGCACTGCAGCCTTCCAG gcagctcctggctcaGCCTGCCCGTTCCCCAGCCTTCAGAAGCAGAGcacaaccccaaaaaacccatgTCTTCTTCTGAGCCCATCCTGGACCTCAAGACAGACACGGCAGAAGCAGCTCCAG cccacAGCAACCCAGAGGAGCCGCAGCCAAGGCCCGGGACGAGGCAGGACCCAGCTAATTCCAGCAGTGGGAATGCTGTTGCAACCTCCAGCCATGAGGAGCCCATCCCGCCCCCGACCATGGCCGAGACCCTCCCAGGCACAGACACTGAGGCAGAGGAGAAGAACCCCAGCCCCACCAACTCCTTGCCATGGCCAGAAGCCCCCGAGGAGTGCCCAGCCCGTGGCCCCGAGGAGTGCCCAGTCCGTGCCCCTGAGGAGTGCCCAGCCCGTGCCCCTGAGGAGTGCCCAGCACGCCCCAACACCCTGGACTTCTCCAAGTCGCTGAAGAAGCTGGAGGAGGTGAAGCAGGCGGGGCAGAGGCGGAACAGCGACCAGGTGGTGGTGAAGGAGAACGGGGTGGAGGTCAGTCCCGCTGCTCTCCCGGTGCTCAGCGAGgagaggaaggccctggagtCCGAGCTGGGCAAGTGCATCGAGGAATTCCGGAAGATCAAGATCCCTGTTGCCTTCCCCAACAAGAAGAGGCAGTGGCAGAGCGAGCTGCTGAAGAAGTACCAGCTCTGA
- the LOC135421649 gene encoding cell surface glycoprotein 1-like isoform X1: MERFRKEAGEQHQRRRKNSSTWWEAGGGGYSTAQSLRITLRRCGRHGRVSAGVVLLIPQPGTHCGAPGGALDSIPSQMWSVVTTHHPSPFSHSLHIVCLLRFSFLGVGFSGSSWLSLPVPQPSEAEHNPKKPMSSSEPILDLKTDTAEAAPAHSNPEEPQPRPGTRQDPANSSSGNAVATSSHEEPIPPPTMAETLPGTDTEAEEKNPSPTNSLPWPEAPEECPARGPEECPVRAPEECPARAPEECPARPNTLDFSKSLKKLEEVKQAGQRRNSDQVVVKENGVEVSPAALPVLSEERKALESELGKCIEEFRKIKIPVAFPNKKRQWQSELLKKYQL; the protein is encoded by the exons ATGGAAAGGTTTAGGaaagaggcaggagagcagcaccaaagaaggaggaagaacagCAGTACGTGGTGGGAGGCTGGGGGAGGGGGCTACAGCACTGCCCAGAGCCTAAGGATCACCCTAAGAAGGTGTGGGAGGCATGGGAGGGTCTCAGCAGGTGTTGTCCTGCTCATTCCCCAGCCAGGCACCCACTGTGGTGCCCCAGGAGGTGCTTTAGATTCTATTCCCAGCCAGATGTGGAGTGTGGTGACCACACACCACCCCAGCCCCTTCTCACACTCCCTCCACATCGTTTGCCTtctaagattttcttttttgggtGTTGGTTtttcaggcagctcctggctcaGCCTGCCCGTTCCCCAGCCTTCAGAAGCAGAGcacaaccccaaaaaacccatgTCTTCTTCTGAGCCCATCCTGGACCTCAAGACAGACACGGCAGAAGCAGCTCCAG cccacAGCAACCCAGAGGAGCCGCAGCCAAGGCCCGGGACGAGGCAGGACCCAGCTAATTCCAGCAGTGGGAATGCTGTTGCAACCTCCAGCCATGAGGAGCCCATCCCGCCCCCGACCATGGCCGAGACCCTCCCAGGCACAGACACTGAGGCAGAGGAGAAGAACCCCAGCCCCACCAACTCCTTGCCATGGCCAGAAGCCCCCGAGGAGTGCCCAGCCCGTGGCCCCGAGGAGTGCCCAGTCCGTGCCCCTGAGGAGTGCCCAGCCCGTGCCCCTGAGGAGTGCCCAGCACGCCCCAACACCCTGGACTTCTCCAAGTCGCTGAAGAAGCTGGAGGAGGTGAAGCAGGCGGGGCAGAGGCGGAACAGCGACCAGGTGGTGGTGAAGGAGAACGGGGTGGAGGTCAGTCCCGCTGCTCTCCCGGTGCTCAGCGAGgagaggaaggccctggagtCCGAGCTGGGCAAGTGCATCGAGGAATTCCGGAAGATCAAGATCCCTGTTGCCTTCCCCAACAAGAAGAGGCAGTGGCAGAGCGAGCTGCTGAAGAAGTACCAGCTCTGA